The following are encoded in a window of Natronoarchaeum philippinense genomic DNA:
- a CDS encoding extracellular solute-binding protein, producing MDRRSVLKGASGIAAASTLSGCLGFLGGGGGGSQGDAMLWHSMTESEIETFSESLDTYNSNEDADVRAEKTGDLRNRVETTLASGDGPEMYRWAQDWAGGHWERDFLYDASDDLSINPSEQFSEAAVQAINVNGGSATIGLPVSGETVTLLYNKDMIDSPPETFSEMESIMQEYNDPNNGKYGLSHPINAYFASAWMHAFGGYYFQVNDDGEGVTGLDLDETKDGMEFVRDRIWPYIPQDVNPGPQQQVFQSGNAPFAVNGPWIIGTFEESGIDVGVTSFPTVDGNTPSPYTGTSMWYFSARMGDDEDRRDSALSYAEWISTSAERQKAYAEAHSSVPVLSSIDTSELGEQVSGFKGSYEGGIAMPNHPKMSAVWTPTEDAMNAVLLDGANIDSRFDEAAETVRSNWEE from the coding sequence ATGGATAGACGCAGCGTACTGAAAGGCGCGAGTGGTATTGCGGCGGCAAGCACCCTGTCGGGCTGTCTCGGCTTCCTAGGCGGCGGTGGCGGCGGAAGCCAAGGCGACGCGATGCTCTGGCACTCGATGACAGAGTCCGAAATCGAGACGTTCAGCGAGAGTCTCGACACCTACAACAGCAACGAGGACGCCGACGTCCGAGCCGAGAAGACCGGCGACCTCCGGAACCGCGTCGAGACGACGCTGGCCTCGGGCGACGGCCCCGAGATGTACCGCTGGGCACAGGACTGGGCCGGCGGCCACTGGGAGCGGGACTTCCTGTACGACGCCAGCGACGACCTGAGCATCAACCCCTCCGAGCAGTTCAGCGAGGCCGCCGTGCAGGCCATCAACGTCAACGGTGGCAGCGCGACCATCGGCCTGCCGGTCTCCGGTGAGACGGTGACGCTGCTGTACAACAAGGACATGATCGACTCCCCGCCCGAGACGTTCTCGGAGATGGAGTCGATCATGCAGGAGTACAACGACCCGAACAACGGCAAGTACGGTCTCTCGCACCCGATCAACGCATACTTCGCCAGCGCTTGGATGCACGCCTTCGGCGGCTACTACTTCCAAGTTAACGACGACGGCGAGGGCGTCACCGGCCTCGACCTCGACGAGACCAAAGACGGGATGGAGTTCGTCCGCGATCGCATCTGGCCGTACATCCCGCAGGACGTCAACCCCGGCCCGCAACAGCAGGTCTTCCAGAGCGGGAACGCTCCGTTCGCCGTTAACGGACCGTGGATCATCGGCACCTTCGAGGAGAGCGGCATCGACGTCGGTGTCACCTCCTTCCCCACCGTCGACGGCAACACGCCGAGCCCCTACACGGGTACCTCGATGTGGTACTTCTCGGCCCGCATGGGCGACGACGAAGACCGTCGTGACTCCGCGCTCAGCTACGCCGAGTGGATCTCGACCAGCGCAGAGCGACAGAAGGCCTACGCCGAGGCACACAGCAGCGTTCCGGTGCTCAGCTCGATCGACACCAGCGAACTCGGCGAGCAGGTGTCCGGATTCAAGGGCTCGTACGAGGGCGGCATCGCCATGCCGAACCACCCCAAGATGAGCGCCGTCTGGACGCCGACCGAGGACGCAATGAACGCAGTGCTGCTCGACGGCGCCAACATCGACTCCCGGTTCGACGAGGCCGCCGAGACCGTTCGTAGCAACTGGGAAGAATAA
- a CDS encoding ABC transporter ATP-binding protein, with amino-acid sequence MASITVENLRKEYDAGSIVAVDDLSLEIPDGEFVTVVGPSGCGKTTTLRMLAGLERATDGKIYIGDEDVTDIHAKNRDVAMVFQNYALYPHKTVFENMEFGLRMSTDMGPDERRERVRDAAEMMGIEELLSDKPDELSGGQKQRVALGRAIVREPEVFLFDEPLSNLDAKLRTTMRTEIQRLQNQFGVTSIYVTHDQEEAMTMGDRIVILNDGKLQQTGAPKEVYENPVNEFVGGFIGSPSMNFLEVEATASGGGIDLTGVNGNFQYHLSSEYVQGLDQDISGSRFTLGIRPENVYPTNAASNKSFTTTVEVIEPVGSDNYLHLDVGEDFIARVDADVEPEDGDSIELSFDEHHIHLFSPDTGVDVLSGEAARTAATVSD; translated from the coding sequence ATGGCAAGCATCACGGTTGAGAACCTTCGCAAGGAGTACGACGCCGGCAGTATCGTGGCAGTCGACGACCTGTCCCTCGAGATCCCCGACGGTGAGTTTGTCACTGTCGTCGGTCCCTCGGGCTGTGGGAAGACGACGACACTGCGGATGCTCGCCGGGCTCGAACGCGCGACTGACGGAAAGATCTACATCGGCGACGAGGACGTCACCGACATCCACGCCAAGAACCGCGACGTGGCGATGGTGTTCCAGAACTACGCGCTGTACCCCCACAAAACGGTGTTCGAGAACATGGAGTTCGGCCTCCGGATGAGCACCGACATGGGTCCCGACGAGCGCCGCGAGCGCGTCCGCGACGCAGCCGAGATGATGGGCATCGAGGAGCTGCTGTCCGACAAGCCCGACGAGCTTTCGGGCGGACAGAAACAGCGCGTCGCACTTGGCCGTGCGATCGTCCGCGAACCCGAAGTGTTCCTGTTCGACGAGCCGCTCAGCAATCTCGACGCCAAGCTTCGGACGACGATGCGGACCGAGATCCAGCGTCTGCAAAACCAGTTCGGCGTCACCTCCATCTACGTCACCCACGACCAGGAGGAAGCGATGACGATGGGCGATCGGATCGTCATCCTCAACGACGGCAAGCTCCAGCAGACCGGCGCGCCCAAAGAGGTCTACGAGAACCCCGTCAACGAGTTCGTCGGCGGCTTCATCGGCTCGCCGAGCATGAACTTCCTCGAAGTCGAAGCCACCGCGTCCGGCGGCGGCATCGACCTGACGGGTGTCAACGGCAACTTCCAGTACCACCTCAGCTCTGAGTACGTACAGGGGCTCGACCAAGACATCAGCGGCTCTCGCTTTACGCTCGGCATCCGTCCGGAGAACGTCTACCCGACCAACGCCGCCAGCAACAAGTCGTTCACCACGACGGTCGAAGTCATCGAACCCGTCGGCAGCGACAACTACCTCCACCTCGACGTTGGCGAGGACTTCATCGCGCGCGTCGACGCCGACGTCGAGCCCGAGGACGGCGATTCGATCGAGCTTTCATTCGACGAACATCACATCCACCTGTTCTCGCCCGATACCGGTGTCGACGTGCTGTCCGGCGAGGCAGCCCGGACGGCCGCCACGGTTTCGGACTAA
- a CDS encoding glucan 1,4-alpha-glucosidase — MKLRTALRDYKERRGSETAFPGERRSTAGIFSGLDDRLVHVGPDGSLRDFSYPLTGFGGIEHLRFGLHTGDDIRWFDEYDAERQEYVDDTAIVETERTIDGTTVVQRDLTLGDGHVTNVAVDDETVDAVCVSATFSPDDTGAQLAQLDHGDAVEVFHRKEHDFLSASTGFDEIMGQVPEQIDEVLSEDDPVTFPRIVDDGRYEENKLGGTVYAVAPLGDDGDVTFATLLTSVDEVDRPEALDRTRSLATDHDADAIERAGVRQRPNWDTGLSGDCGATDDLRVLSLLSCESGARIAGPDFDPMYAYSGGYGYTWFRDDGEIARFLLEADERTDLDLGGFHEASAQFYADTQRPDGTWPHRVWPDDGEIAPGWAHGRLESTDGADYQADQTGSVAAFLATYLRLGEPDDPAQVEATIERALDGLEATTDDDGLPQTAQNAWENMTGQFAHTAATFLHAYAAIARAPVDDALAERAREGANAVYEAVDQLWMDDRGAYALRLDDDELDERLDSSALALADAHREYAAVDDIDDERVERLISHVETTIDGLYRDPDDSDVRGVVRFEDDPWRRREQADEKIWTVSTAWAANAATKLGALLEEYDHDAAGDAFDRAVDLLDVIAPDGPLCLDSGYLPEQLFDDGTPDSATPLGWPHALRLATDTELRACDSIADEEPVLADD; from the coding sequence ATGAAACTGCGGACAGCGCTACGGGACTACAAAGAGCGGCGTGGCAGCGAGACCGCGTTCCCGGGGGAGCGTCGGTCGACTGCCGGCATCTTCTCTGGTCTCGACGATCGACTCGTCCACGTCGGTCCCGACGGATCGCTACGGGATTTCTCGTATCCTCTGACGGGGTTCGGCGGCATCGAGCACCTGCGCTTTGGCCTGCACACCGGCGACGATATCCGGTGGTTCGACGAGTACGACGCCGAGCGACAGGAGTACGTCGACGACACTGCGATCGTCGAGACGGAACGAACTATCGACGGCACGACCGTCGTCCAGCGTGATCTGACACTCGGTGACGGCCACGTTACGAACGTCGCCGTCGACGACGAGACAGTCGACGCCGTCTGCGTCTCTGCGACGTTCTCGCCCGACGACACGGGCGCACAGCTCGCACAGCTCGACCACGGCGATGCCGTCGAAGTGTTCCACCGAAAAGAACACGACTTTCTCTCGGCGTCGACCGGGTTCGACGAGATCATGGGACAGGTGCCCGAGCAGATCGACGAAGTCCTGTCCGAGGACGATCCTGTCACGTTCCCGCGCATCGTCGACGACGGGCGCTACGAGGAGAACAAACTCGGCGGGACGGTGTACGCCGTCGCACCGCTCGGCGACGACGGCGACGTGACGTTTGCCACGCTCCTGACCTCGGTCGACGAGGTCGACCGTCCCGAGGCGCTCGACCGGACGCGCTCGCTGGCGACCGACCACGACGCCGATGCGATCGAACGCGCCGGCGTCCGCCAGCGACCGAACTGGGACACCGGACTGTCGGGTGACTGCGGCGCGACCGACGACCTTCGCGTGCTCAGCTTGCTGTCGTGTGAGTCCGGCGCACGGATCGCCGGTCCCGACTTCGATCCGATGTACGCCTACTCCGGCGGGTACGGCTACACGTGGTTCCGCGACGACGGCGAAATCGCACGATTCCTGCTCGAAGCCGACGAGCGAACCGACCTCGACCTCGGCGGCTTCCACGAAGCGAGCGCGCAGTTCTACGCCGACACCCAGCGCCCGGACGGCACGTGGCCACATCGCGTCTGGCCCGACGACGGCGAGATCGCACCCGGGTGGGCCCACGGACGGCTCGAATCGACCGACGGCGCCGATTATCAGGCCGATCAGACCGGAAGCGTCGCCGCCTTCCTCGCGACGTATCTCCGACTCGGCGAGCCCGACGATCCTGCACAGGTCGAGGCGACGATCGAGCGCGCACTCGACGGCCTCGAAGCGACGACCGACGACGACGGACTGCCCCAGACCGCACAGAACGCGTGGGAAAACATGACCGGTCAGTTCGCCCACACCGCGGCGACGTTCCTGCACGCCTATGCGGCGATCGCTCGCGCGCCGGTCGACGACGCGCTCGCAGAACGCGCGCGCGAGGGCGCCAACGCCGTCTACGAGGCCGTCGACCAGCTCTGGATGGACGACCGCGGCGCGTACGCCCTGCGTCTCGACGACGACGAACTCGACGAGCGACTCGACTCCAGCGCGCTCGCGCTGGCCGACGCCCACCGCGAGTACGCGGCGGTCGACGACATCGACGACGAGCGGGTCGAGCGCCTGATCAGCCACGTCGAGACGACGATCGACGGACTGTATCGTGATCCCGACGACAGCGACGTTCGAGGTGTCGTCCGGTTCGAAGACGATCCGTGGCGCCGCCGCGAGCAGGCCGACGAGAAGATCTGGACAGTCTCGACGGCGTGGGCGGCCAACGCCGCGACCAAGCTCGGCGCGCTCCTGGAGGAGTACGACCACGACGCCGCGGGCGACGCGTTCGACCGCGCGGTCGATCTCCTCGACGTGATCGCGCCGGACGGCCCGCTGTGTCTCGACAGCGGCTACCTCCCCGAACAGCTGTTCGACGACGGGACGCCCGACAGCGCGACGCCGCTGGGCTGGCCCCACGCACTCCGTCTGGCGACCGACACCGAGCTTCGGGCCTGCGACTCGATCGCCGACGAGGAGCCGGTGCTCGCGGACGACTAA
- a CDS encoding TrmB family transcriptional regulator has protein sequence MDERGLTDLLSQFGLSEKEIDTYLAILDRGEAKASDIAADADVSKRYVYSISEELEERGFVEVNDHSVPTMIKARPPSEVIDRLSGTIETIEPELEQRYTSTDEEIEQFEVIKSRPTVLKRIETLLESAEEEVTMTLPASLLSQIQPTLRETVDRGVLVLLLLSGPEAENYPIEQLDGVASAVRVWHARAPLMLTVDRSLGLIAPNDMLTQSNSESNAISLAQRQLVPVLTGSFLGNYWPVAEELYVDRARELPLTTSDFRNAVLQVALRKQQGDDIVATVRGRPVATENGEDTIEGEVVGVRQGLVKPATNSFPVENAFTVDTGNQRFTVGGEGAFVEDYEAHEVILERSEDAE, from the coding sequence ATGGATGAACGGGGGCTTACCGATCTGCTCTCTCAGTTCGGCCTCTCGGAGAAGGAGATCGACACGTATCTGGCGATACTGGACAGAGGTGAAGCGAAGGCGAGCGACATCGCAGCCGACGCGGACGTTTCCAAGCGATACGTCTACAGCATCAGCGAGGAGCTAGAGGAGCGCGGCTTCGTGGAAGTCAACGATCACTCGGTGCCGACGATGATCAAGGCGCGGCCGCCCTCCGAGGTGATCGATCGGCTCAGTGGGACGATCGAGACGATCGAGCCCGAACTCGAACAGCGATACACCAGCACCGACGAGGAGATCGAGCAGTTCGAGGTGATCAAATCCCGACCGACGGTGTTAAAACGCATCGAGACGCTGCTGGAGTCGGCCGAGGAGGAGGTGACGATGACCCTTCCGGCCTCGCTTCTGAGTCAGATCCAGCCGACGCTGCGCGAGACGGTCGACCGGGGCGTGCTGGTGTTGCTGTTGCTCAGCGGTCCGGAAGCCGAGAACTACCCGATCGAGCAACTCGATGGCGTCGCCAGCGCCGTCCGGGTGTGGCACGCTCGCGCGCCGCTGATGCTCACTGTCGACCGATCGCTGGGTCTGATCGCACCAAACGATATGCTAACCCAGTCCAACAGCGAGTCCAACGCCATCTCGCTAGCACAACGCCAGCTCGTGCCCGTGCTGACCGGCTCGTTCCTCGGCAACTACTGGCCGGTCGCCGAGGAGCTGTACGTCGATCGCGCGCGCGAGTTGCCGCTGACGACCAGCGACTTCCGCAACGCCGTCTTGCAGGTCGCGCTTCGCAAGCAGCAAGGCGATGACATCGTCGCAACCGTTCGCGGCCGTCCGGTCGCAACCGAAAACGGCGAGGACACGATCGAGGGCGAAGTCGTCGGCGTCCGGCAGGGGCTGGTCAAACCCGCGACCAACTCCTTCCCTGTCGAGAATGCATTCACCGTCGACACCGGTAACCAGCGCTTTACCGTCGGCGGCGAGGGCGCGTTCGTCGAGGACTACGAGGCTCACGAAGTCATTCTGGAACGGTCCGAGGACGCCGAGTAG
- the pepF gene encoding oligoendopeptidase F — MSSVPERSEIDAEYKWDLESIYASDDDWEAAYEETQSEIEELASYEGEAAADGETLLELFERYESVMRSVQQISAYARMRRDEDTRDQEYQAMTTRAQSLGAEAASAASFVEPELQAMDREELDAMIESTEGLDVYEHYVDDVMRMKPHTRSAEIEGLLADLSEVTGSPGELYNILTNADVEFPTVEDPDGDAVEISLANFTNLQKRPNREFRREVYEQFYDEWAEIRNTVATAYSKSVTADVKLAQARNYDTAREAAMHGPNVPVDVYDTLLSTVDDNLDKLHRHAELKRKALGVDELRMWDIYMPMTETESPEVPYEEAREHVVEAVGALGEDYQSRVDEGLDSRWVDVYENRGKQSGAYSGGTYDTQPFILMNYQDDVSSMYTLAHELGHSLHSQYTSENQPYVYSDYEIFTAEVASTVNEALLTEHLLETVEDPTFRRHVLNEYLERFRSTLYRQTMFAEFEHRAHEIVEEGGALTPDRLDELYQDLKGRFYEPAALDDRAAREWMRIPHFYRAYYVYQYSTGISAAVALANGILSDGDDAADRYLEFLERGSREYPLELLADAGVDMRSSDPIESALSTYDDRLDEMAELL; from the coding sequence ATGAGTTCGGTACCCGAACGCTCCGAGATCGACGCCGAGTACAAGTGGGATCTCGAGAGCATCTACGCGAGCGACGACGACTGGGAAGCCGCCTACGAGGAGACACAGTCCGAGATCGAGGAACTGGCCAGCTACGAGGGCGAGGCGGCCGCCGACGGCGAGACGCTGCTGGAACTGTTCGAGCGCTACGAGTCGGTGATGCGCTCGGTCCAGCAGATTTCGGCGTACGCGCGGATGCGACGCGACGAGGACACGCGCGACCAAGAGTATCAGGCGATGACCACGCGCGCCCAGTCGCTCGGCGCCGAGGCCGCCAGCGCGGCGAGTTTCGTCGAGCCGGAACTGCAGGCGATGGACCGCGAGGAACTCGACGCGATGATCGAGTCGACAGAAGGGCTGGACGTGTACGAGCACTACGTCGACGACGTCATGCGGATGAAGCCCCACACCCGATCGGCCGAAATCGAGGGGCTGCTGGCCGACCTCTCTGAGGTGACGGGCTCACCCGGCGAACTCTACAACATCCTGACCAACGCCGACGTGGAGTTCCCGACCGTCGAAGACCCCGACGGCGACGCCGTCGAGATCTCGCTGGCGAACTTCACGAACCTCCAGAAGCGCCCGAACCGCGAGTTCCGGCGAGAAGTCTACGAGCAGTTCTACGACGAGTGGGCCGAGATCCGCAACACGGTCGCAACCGCCTACTCCAAGAGCGTCACCGCGGACGTGAAGCTCGCGCAGGCGCGCAACTACGACACTGCCCGCGAGGCGGCGATGCACGGCCCGAACGTCCCCGTTGACGTCTACGACACGCTGCTGTCGACGGTCGACGACAACCTCGACAAGCTCCACCGCCACGCCGAACTCAAGCGGAAAGCTCTCGGCGTCGACGAACTTCGGATGTGGGACATCTACATGCCGATGACCGAGACCGAGAGCCCCGAAGTCCCCTACGAGGAAGCCCGCGAGCACGTCGTCGAGGCCGTCGGCGCGCTCGGCGAGGACTACCAGTCCCGCGTCGACGAGGGGCTGGATTCGCGGTGGGTCGACGTGTACGAGAACCGGGGCAAGCAGTCGGGCGCGTACTCGGGGGGGACCTACGACACCCAGCCGTTTATCCTGATGAACTATCAGGACGACGTGAGCTCGATGTACACGCTGGCCCACGAACTGGGCCACTCGCTGCACTCCCAGTACACCAGTGAGAACCAGCCCTACGTCTACAGCGACTACGAGATCTTCACCGCCGAGGTCGCAAGCACCGTCAACGAGGCGCTGCTGACCGAGCACCTCTTGGAAACCGTCGAGGACCCGACGTTCCGCCGACACGTCCTCAACGAGTACCTAGAGCGGTTCCGGTCGACGCTGTACCGCCAGACGATGTTCGCGGAGTTCGAGCACCGCGCCCACGAAATCGTCGAGGAAGGGGGCGCGCTCACGCCGGACCGGCTCGACGAGCTGTATCAGGATCTGAAAGGGCGATTCTACGAGCCGGCCGCGCTCGACGACCGGGCCGCTCGCGAGTGGATGCGGATCCCGCACTTCTACCGGGCGTACTACGTCTACCAGTACAGCACTGGCATCAGCGCCGCCGTCGCGCTGGCTAACGGCATTCTTTCGGACGGCGACGACGCCGCCGACCGGTATCTGGAGTTCCTCGAGCGAGGCTCCAGAGAGTATCCGCTGGAACTGCTCGCCGACGCCGGCGTCGATATGCGCTCGTCCGATCCGATCGAGTCGGCGCTGTCGACGTACGACGACCGACTCGACGAGATGGCCGAGTTGCTCTGA
- the truA gene encoding tRNA pseudouridine(38-40) synthase TruA, with amino-acid sequence MRAYRIAYDGRPYYGFQRQPDVPTVEGELLDALSGLGVVDAEDGSERDVPPGYAAAGRTDAGVSALAQTIAFEAPEWLTPAAFNSELPASVRAWASAEVDEAFHATHHAERRTYTYWLHAADADTERARTAIEELTGRHDFHNLTNDDENTVRELSASLRVDSPFFVLTLRAGGFCRQLVRRVVALVREVASGEAGREKIERVLGADPIDGPEGVGPAPPYPLVLTDVSYPGVAFDVDAEAAASAREVFREKRLDRAAGARVAGQIEAGIGEG; translated from the coding sequence ATGCGGGCCTACCGGATCGCCTACGACGGCCGGCCGTACTACGGCTTCCAGCGCCAGCCGGACGTGCCGACCGTCGAGGGCGAACTCCTCGACGCGCTGTCGGGGCTCGGCGTCGTCGACGCGGAAGACGGGAGCGAGCGCGACGTTCCACCCGGCTACGCGGCGGCCGGTCGAACCGACGCCGGCGTCTCAGCGCTGGCACAGACGATCGCGTTCGAGGCGCCCGAGTGGCTGACGCCCGCCGCGTTCAACAGCGAGCTTCCGGCCAGCGTCCGAGCGTGGGCCAGCGCCGAGGTCGACGAGGCGTTTCACGCGACCCACCACGCCGAGCGCCGAACGTACACCTACTGGCTCCACGCGGCTGACGCCGACACCGAGCGAGCGCGGACGGCCATAGAGGAGCTGACGGGCCGCCACGACTTCCACAACCTGACGAACGACGACGAGAACACGGTTCGGGAGCTGTCGGCGTCGTTGCGCGTCGACTCGCCGTTTTTCGTCCTCACGCTGCGCGCCGGCGGCTTCTGTCGGCAGCTCGTTCGGCGGGTCGTCGCGCTGGTCCGCGAGGTCGCCAGCGGCGAGGCTGGTCGGGAGAAGATCGAGCGCGTGCTCGGCGCCGACCCGATCGACGGGCCCGAGGGCGTCGGCCCGGCGCCGCCGTACCCGCTCGTGCTCACCGACGTGTCCTATCCGGGCGTGGCATTCGATGTCGACGCCGAGGCGGCGGCGAGCGCCCGCGAAGTGTTTCGAGAAAAGCGGCTCGACCGGGCGGCCGGCGCGCGCGTCGCGGGCCAGATCGAAGCCGGGATCGGCGAGGGCTGA
- the gfo6 gene encoding D-xylose 1-dehydrogenase Gfo6 translates to MQQWLDGYDDRDWQTIEDGTVRYALVGIGWWTRDVAIPAIERSEFGEVAVLVSSSTEKAERIADEENVERGISYEQYHEGAAADDYDAVYVGTPNAYHREYVETAADLGKAVLCEKPMEATVERAEAMVEHCEDADVPLMIAYRMHTEPAVRRARELIENGFIGEPATVQGHNSQRLLEMIPDPDQWRLDPDVSGYGTSVMDLGIYSINTTRYLLGREPVAVESRMSSLHDAFEDVPDERSSSLLAFEDDVRMVTTTSQNAQVDTQLKITGTEGQIELDPAFHGECSLRLTRGDLVVDIDHREFDAEREVLELFDYFSDRVLGDAEIGPDGRHGLADMRIIRAIHESAETGEPVELR, encoded by the coding sequence ATGCAACAGTGGCTCGACGGGTACGACGATCGGGATTGGCAGACGATCGAAGACGGAACCGTTCGGTACGCGCTCGTCGGAATCGGCTGGTGGACCAGAGACGTCGCCATCCCGGCGATCGAGCGCTCGGAGTTCGGCGAGGTGGCCGTGCTCGTGAGCAGTTCGACCGAGAAGGCAGAACGCATCGCCGACGAGGAAAACGTCGAGCGGGGGATCAGCTACGAGCAGTACCACGAGGGCGCGGCCGCCGACGACTACGACGCAGTGTACGTCGGGACGCCGAACGCCTACCACCGGGAGTACGTCGAGACGGCCGCGGACCTCGGGAAGGCGGTGCTGTGCGAGAAGCCGATGGAGGCGACCGTCGAGCGCGCCGAAGCCATGGTCGAGCACTGCGAGGACGCCGACGTGCCGCTGATGATCGCCTACCGAATGCACACGGAGCCGGCGGTGCGGCGAGCCCGCGAGCTGATCGAGAACGGCTTCATCGGCGAGCCGGCGACCGTACAGGGCCACAACAGCCAGCGGCTCTTGGAGATGATCCCCGACCCCGATCAGTGGCGGCTCGATCCCGACGTGTCGGGCTACGGCACGTCGGTGATGGATCTCGGCATCTACTCGATCAACACGACCAGGTACCTGCTCGGCCGCGAGCCGGTCGCCGTCGAGTCCCGGATGTCCTCGCTCCACGACGCCTTCGAGGACGTTCCCGACGAGCGCTCCTCGTCGCTGCTGGCGTTCGAGGACGACGTGCGGATGGTCACCACGACGAGTCAGAACGCGCAGGTCGACACCCAGCTCAAGATCACGGGCACCGAGGGGCAGATCGAACTCGATCCGGCGTTCCACGGCGAATGTTCGCTCCGACTCACCCGGGGCGACCTCGTCGTCGACATCGACCACCGGGAGTTCGACGCCGAGCGCGAGGTGCTGGAGCTGTTCGATTACTTCTCGGATCGGGTGCTCGGGGACGCCGAGATTGGGCCGGACGGACGCCACGGCCTCGCGGACATGCGCATCATCCGGGCGATCCACGAGTCCGCCGAGACGGGCGAGCCGGTCGAGTTGCGGTAG
- the dgoD gene encoding galactonate dehydratase, giving the protein MEITDYELFEVPPRWLFLKITTSDGTVGWGEPVVEGRAKTVRGAVEELLDDYLLGEDPLRIEHHWQRLYRGGFYRGGPVLMSAIAGIDQALWDIKGKHYGAPVYDLLGGAARDRVRVYQWIGGDRPADVGDAAAEKVDAGFDALKMNGTPELRRIDNPAAVDAARNRIAEVREAVGDEVDIGVDFHGRVAKSMAKRLVEALEPYEPMFIEEPVLPEHNDALPEIAQHTTTPIATGERMYSRWDFKEVFEQGVVDLIQPDLSHAGGITEVKKIASIAEAYDVAMAPHCPLGPLALASCIQVDACTPNVLIQEQSLDIHYNETSDVLDYLADPGVFEYDDGYVDLPTEPGLGVEIDEAVVRERAEQEVDWHNPVWTHDDGSVAEW; this is encoded by the coding sequence ATGGAGATCACCGATTACGAACTGTTCGAGGTGCCCCCGCGCTGGCTCTTCTTGAAGATCACGACCAGCGACGGCACCGTCGGCTGGGGCGAGCCCGTCGTCGAGGGGCGCGCGAAGACGGTCCGTGGCGCTGTCGAGGAGCTGCTGGACGACTACCTGCTCGGCGAGGACCCGCTCCGGATCGAACACCACTGGCAGCGGCTCTATCGGGGCGGGTTCTATCGCGGCGGCCCCGTGCTCATGTCTGCGATCGCCGGCATCGACCAAGCCCTGTGGGACATCAAGGGCAAGCACTACGGCGCGCCGGTCTACGACCTGCTGGGCGGCGCCGCCCGCGACCGCGTGCGCGTCTACCAGTGGATCGGCGGCGACCGGCCGGCCGATGTCGGCGACGCCGCCGCCGAGAAAGTCGACGCCGGCTTCGACGCACTGAAGATGAACGGGACGCCCGAACTCCGGCGCATCGACAACCCCGCCGCCGTCGACGCCGCTAGGAACCGCATCGCCGAGGTCCGGGAGGCCGTCGGGGACGAGGTCGACATCGGCGTCGACTTCCACGGCCGCGTCGCCAAGTCGATGGCAAAGCGACTCGTCGAGGCGCTGGAACCCTACGAGCCGATGTTCATCGAGGAGCCGGTTCTCCCCGAGCACAACGACGCCTTACCCGAGATCGCCCAGCACACGACGACGCCGATCGCAACGGGCGAGCGGATGTACTCGCGCTGGGACTTCAAGGAGGTCTTCGAGCAGGGCGTCGTCGACCTGATCCAACCGGATCTCTCCCACGCCGGCGGCATCACCGAGGTCAAGAAGATCGCGTCGATAGCCGAGGCCTACGACGTGGCGATGGCGCCCCACTGCCCGCTCGGGCCGCTCGCGCTGGCGTCGTGCATTCAGGTCGACGCGTGTACGCCCAACGTCCTGATTCAAGAACAGAGTCTGGACATCCACTACAACGAGACCAGCGACGTGCTCGACTATCTCGCCGATCCCGGCGTGTTCGAGTACGACGACGGCTACGTCGATCTCCCGACCGAGCCCGGTCTCGGCGTCGAGATCGACGAGGCGGTCGTCCGCGAGCGCGCCGAGCAGGAGGTCGACTGGCACAACCCGGTCTGGACCCACGACGACGGCAGCGTCGCCGAGTGGTAA